The following coding sequences lie in one Vespula pensylvanica isolate Volc-1 chromosome 7, ASM1446617v1, whole genome shotgun sequence genomic window:
- the LOC122630535 gene encoding putative acyl-CoA-binding protein isoform X1 → MSLDERFLKASEEVKELTFKPSTTCLLELYSLYKQATIGDCNTGKPNILEFEKKAKWEAWNKQKGLSQDEAKEKYIMKANDLIKHGEKNE, encoded by the exons ATGTCTTTAGACGAg agATTTCTCAAGGCCAGCGAAGAAGTGAAAGAACTTACTTTTAAGCCTTCAACAACATGTTTACTCGAACTGTATTCATTGTATAAACAAGCAACAATTGGCGACTGTAATACcg gaAAACCAAACATTCttgaatttgaaaagaaagctAAGTGGGAAGCATGGAACAAACAAAAAGGTTTGAGTCAAGatgaagcaaaagaaaaatatattatgaaagCTAACGACTTGATAAAACACGgtgaaaagaatgaataa
- the LOC122630535 gene encoding putative acyl-CoA-binding protein isoform X2, which translates to MRFLKASEEVKELTFKPSTTCLLELYSLYKQATIGDCNTGKPNILEFEKKAKWEAWNKQKGLSQDEAKEKYIMKANDLIKHGEKNE; encoded by the exons atg agATTTCTCAAGGCCAGCGAAGAAGTGAAAGAACTTACTTTTAAGCCTTCAACAACATGTTTACTCGAACTGTATTCATTGTATAAACAAGCAACAATTGGCGACTGTAATACcg gaAAACCAAACATTCttgaatttgaaaagaaagctAAGTGGGAAGCATGGAACAAACAAAAAGGTTTGAGTCAAGatgaagcaaaagaaaaatatattatgaaagCTAACGACTTGATAAAACACGgtgaaaagaatgaataa